The following are encoded together in the Neospora caninum Liverpool complete genome, chromosome IV genome:
- a CDS encoding srs domain-containing protein, with amino-acid sequence MTLQFLAGVAVLGCLVATGEASYEVAPGYVRRERAGLIEIPSDDDEERSIDLDRDDLAIHLHVPPLELADLLHLEPQECKYPEDGEGVGRLELSVTNNPGVTFRCPGGHEDELEPPEPTLAYRVNSDGSCDTTASSDMDIALPNAILEEAVSHYGRGSFFLLINGRPLDSEKKACFVCKGKTGSNKGKSCTVIVTVPKASLPNSWVCDPLLPPGGNMVTFQGDGSEKTATVLCPPGYSNLDSPDEDGYVMTGPQCMTKAKLEDVLGSGSTIKTVELKSPPRGVSKSYQVTATSSFAKPRILCLACEPGKNEQVSSSAPNRCMVEAFLPAAAAEVSDGDSDLQKARGLNSQEPPSETGTSTVTTSTVTPSTVTPSTGATSDEVVLSCATSAALLAVMSGLTAVAM; translated from the exons ATGACTCTTCAGTTTCTGGCGGGTGTGGCGGTGCTTGGGTGCTTGGTGGCAACAGGGGAGGCCTCATACGAAGTGGCACCAGGGTATGTTAGACGAGAACGCGCAGGACTCATTGAAATACCGAGTGACGATGATGAAGAGCGCAGTATTGATCTTGATCGTGACGATCTTGCCATCCATCTCCATGTTCCGCCGCTCGAACTAGCGGATCTTCTTCACCTAGAACCGCAGGAATGCAAGTACCCCGAGGATGGTGAAGGTGTCGGCCGGCTGGAGCTGTCTGTCACGAACAATCCAGGCGTCACTTTCCGTTGCCCCGGGGGACACGAGGATGAGCTCGAACCACCTGAGCCCACTTTGGCCTACAGGGTAAACAGTGATGGAAGTTGTGACACCACAGCCTCTAGCGACATGGACATTGCTCTTCCGAACGCCATACTCGAAGAAGCTGTTTCCCACTACGGCCGGGgctccttctttctgctcaTAAATGGGCGACCCCttgacagcgagaagaaagcatgCTTTGTTTGCAAAGGGAAGACCGGAAGTAACAAGGGCAAGTCGTGCACGGTGATTGTAACGGTCCCCAAAGCGTCCTTGCCAA ATTCTTGGGTGTGCGACCCCCTCCTTCCTCCAGGTGGAAACATGGTGACGTTCCAAGGTGACGGGTCAGAGAAAACGGCTACCGTCCTCTGCCCACCAGGGTATTCAAATCTCGACTCaccagacgaagacggctaTGTAATGACGGGTCCACAGTGTATGACCAAAGCAAAGCTGGAAGATGTCTTGGGGTCGGGCTCTACCATCAAGACAGTAGAACTTAAGTCCCCACCACGTGGTGTTTCCAAATCTTATCAGGTCACCGCTACATCTTCTTTCGCAAAACCGCGCATTCTTTGCCTGGCATGTGAACCTGGGAAGAATGAACAGGTGTCCTCGTCTGCTCCAAACCGATGCATGGTTGAGGCCTTCCTccccgcagcggctgcggaaGTGTCCGATGGAGACTCTGATCTGCAAAAAGCAAGGGGTTTGAACTCTCAGGAGCCGCCCTCCGAAACCGGAACGTCTACCGTCACAACGTCTACCGTCACACCGTCTACCGTCACACCGTCTACCGGCGCAACATCAGATGAAGTAGTGCTTTCTTGTGCCACATCCGCTGCCCTTCTTGCCGTCATGTCTGGGTTAACGGCCGTTGCCATGTGA
- a CDS encoding srs domain-containing protein, whose product MIFRQGRACVAALGCLVAAVHVFGNLSLDCVRATSVGSVGKNTDDKGKVASTKIDLDPEDLHGHVYLPLVEQVDPMRLEEHECRYPADGEGVGRLDLRVTENLIVGFHCHGGTTEELTPDKGSAAFRVNSDGYCDTTTVVDVDTLTPNALFYQPSQPDGRLVGNAVFFAGGLPLDSEKKACFVCKGKTVSNKGKSCEVIVTVPKASLPNSWVCNPEAPPSVNTLAFRDDGTAKEAFVHCPPGYSKLDSPDKDGYVMTGPQCMTKAKLEDVLGSGSTIKTVELKSPPSGVSKSYQVTATSSFPKPRMLCMKCFPGDSEDKPSETDACLLKVLLPVFGEKGKEAGKTLEQTTGETETPSETTTSAGVVLSCATSAALLAPISVLMSVAM is encoded by the exons ATGATTTTTCGCCAGGGCCGTGCTTGTGTGGCGGCGCTTGGCTGCTTGGTAGCAGCCGTTCATGTATTTGGCAACCTGTCGTTGGATTGCGTTCGTGCCACATCTGTGGGTAGTGTCGGCAAGAACACTGATGACAAGGGTAAGGTGGCCAGTACCAAAATTGATTTAGACCCTGAGGATCTCCATGGACATGTCTACCTTCCATTGGTTGAACAAGTGGATCCAATGCGCTTAGAAGAGCACGAGTGCAGGTACCCTGCGGATGGTGAAGGTGTCGGACGGCTTGATTTGCGTGTCACGGAGAATCTAATTGTCGGTTTCCATTGCCACGGAGGAACCACCGAAGAACTCACACCAGATAAGGGTTCGGCGGCATTCAGGGTAAACAGTGACGGATATTGTGACACCACTACTGTCGTCGATGTTGACACTCTGACTCCCAATGCCCTATTCTATCAGCCTTCTCAGCCCGACGGCCGTCTTGTCGGCAACGCGGTTTTCTTCGCTGGCGGACTGCCGCttgacagcgagaagaaagcgtgCTTCGTTTGCAAAGGGAAGACCGTAAGTAACAAGGGCAAGTCGTGCGAGGTGATTGTAACGGTCCCCAAAGCGTCCTTGCCAA ATTCTTGGGTGTGCAACCCCGAAGCCCCTCCGTCAGTCAACACGTTGGCGTTTCGCGACGATGGGACAGCGAAAGAGGCCTTCGTCCACTGCCCACCAGGGTATTCAAAACTCGACTCACCAGACAAAGACGGCTATGTAATGACGGGTCCACAGTGTATGACCAAAGCAAAGCTGGAAGATGTCTTGGGGTCGGGCTCTACCATCAAGACAGTAGAACTTAAGTCCCCACCAAGTGGTGTTTCCAAATCCTATCAAGTCACCGCTACGTCTTCCTTCCCAAAACCGCGCATGCTCTGCATGAAATGTTTTCCAGGCGACAGTGAGGATAAGCCCTCTGAAACAGACGCATGCCTGTTGAAAGTccttctgcctgtcttcggagaaaaagggaaagaagctGGAAAAACGCTAGAACAGACAACCGGTGAAACGGAAACGCCATCTGAGACAACAACGTCAGCTGGAGTTGTGCTTTCTTGTGCCACATCCGCTGCCCTTCTTGCGCCGATTTCCGTGTTAATGTCCGTTGCCATGTGA
- a CDS encoding srs domain-containing protein has protein sequence MIFRQGRACVAALGCLVAAVHVFGNLSLDCVRATSVGSVGKNSDDKGKVASTKIDLDPKDLGQFGYVPPGDGRDPAGDEVQECKYPTDGEGVGRLDVLVPGSLVVAVRCPDGSSSDFTPANHTLAYTVNSDGSCDTTTAVDLDTLISHAVLDERKENDDPLLGSMRFFARGLPLATETKACFVCSKGKTGSNKGKSCEVIVTVPKASLPNSWVCDPLLPPGGNMVTFQGDGSEKTATVHCPPGYSNLDSPDEDGYVMTGPQCMTKAKLEDVLGSGSTIKTVELKSPPRGVSKSYQVTATSSFAKPRILCLACEPGKNEQVSSSAPNRCMVEAFLPAAAAEVSDGDSDLQKARNLNSQEPPSETGTSTVTTSTVTPSTGATSDGVVLSCATSAALLAVMSGLTAVAM, from the exons ATGATTTTTCGCCAGGGTCGTGCTTGTGTGGCGGCGCTTGGCTGCTTGGTAGCAGCCGTTCATGTATTTGGCAACCTGTCGTTGGATTGCGTTCGTGCCACATCTGTGGGTAGTGTCGGCAAGAACTCTGATGACAAGGGTAAGGTGGCCAGTACCAAAATTGATTTAGACCCTAAGGATCTCGGCCAGTTCGGCTATGTTCCGCCGGGTGATGGACGGGATCCTGCCGGCGACGAAGTGCAGGAATGCAAGTACCCTACGGATGGTGAAGGTGTCGGACGGCTGGACGTGCTTGTACCGGGGAGTTTAGTCGTTGCTGTGCGCTGCCCCGACGGAAGCTCTTCTGACTTCACACCAGCTAATCACACTTTGGCCTATACGGTGAACAGTGATGGAAGTTGTGACACAACAACGGCTGTCGATTTGGACACTCTAATTTCACATGCCGTACTCGATGAACGTAAAGAAAACGACGATCCTCTTCTCGGGAGTATGCGATTCTTCGCCCGCGGACTGCCGCTTGCCACCGAGACGAAAGCGTGCTTCGTTTGCAGCAAAGGGAAGACCGGAAGTAACAAGGGCAAGTCGTGCGAGGTGATTGTAACGGTCCCCAAAGCGTCCTTGCCAA ATTCTTGGGTGTGCGACCCCCTCCTTCCTCCAGGTGGAAACATGGTGACGTTCCAAGGTGACGGGTCAGAGAAAACGGCTACCGTCCACTGCCCACCAGGGTATTCAAATCTCGACTCaccagacgaagacggctaTGTAATGACGGGTCCACAGTGTATGACCAAAGCAAAGCTGGAAGATGTCTTGGGGTCGGGCTCTACCATCAAGACAGTAGAACTTAAGTCCCCACCACGTGGTGTTTCCAAATCTTATCAGGTCACCGCTACATCTTCTTTCGCAAAACCGCGCATTCTTTGCCTGGCATGTGAACCTGGGAAGAATGAACAGGTGTCCTCGTCTGCTCCAAACCGATGCATGGTTGAGGCCTTCCTccccgcagcggctgcggaaGTGTCCGATGGAGACTCTGATCTGCAAAAAGCAAGGAATTTGAACTCTCAGGAGCCGCCCTCCGAAACCGGAACGTCTACCGTCACAACGTCTACCGTCACACCGTCTACCGGCGCAACATCAGATGGAGTAGTGCTTTCTTGTGCCACATCCGCTGCCCTTCTTGCCGTCATGTCTGGGTTAACGGCCGTTGCCATGTGA